From a single Accipiter gentilis chromosome 8, bAccGen1.1, whole genome shotgun sequence genomic region:
- the FPGT gene encoding fucose-1-phosphate guanylyltransferase: MPAPGERSAARREATGRRLARFAALRGRVARPGEFWDVVAVTAADAEQALAYRQQLAEKLSRRELPLGVRYHVFVDPPGPKIGNGGSTLHVLRCLEDLYGDKWTSFIVLLIHSGGYSQRLPNASALGKIFTALPFGNPIYQMLELKLAMYIDFPSHMKPGILITCSDDIELYSTGVTETITFDKPGFTALAHPSDLTVGTTHGVFVLDPSSFSGRGGLEYTSCHHFLHKPDIETMRQCGAVCLRGNCSQLSSSGDHNDSEMDSECVYTDSIFYIDHSIAKQLLTFYKQMGTLCCEIDAYGDFLQALGPGATQDYIKNTSNGTTEESQLVEVRQKLYSLLKGTALNVIVLNNSKFYHIGTTQEYLFHFTFDSKLKFELDLLSVAFSISSDKAKTLDQSTSIIQSILEPGCFVGPGSIIEYSRIGPEVSVGKSSIISGSYINMKVDIPSNCFLSSLSVKINNQVKYVSMVFSVEDDLKKSVKLLSDIHSLQFFGVSLLECLDLWGIEVSDQLFSNESARLGLWTARIFPACSTLSESVRLSLQMLNSVQHMSAFKLNGFKLLSVEEMLTYKDVEDMLKFRKQIYDEIRLQR; this comes from the exons ATGCCGGCGCCGGGCGAGCGGAGCGCGGCGCGACGGGAGGCCACGGGGCGGCGGCTGGCGCGGTTCGCGGCGCTCAGAG GGAGGGTCGCCCGCCCCGGCGAGTTCTGGGACGTGGTGGCGGTGACGGCCGCCGACGCGGAGCAGGCGCTGGCCTACCGGCAGCAGCTGGCTGAGAAGCTGAGCAGAAGGGAGCTGCCGCTGGGGGTCCGCTACCATGTCTTCGTGGATCCACCTGGACCGAAAATCG gaaacgGTGGATCAACACTTCATGTTCTTCGGTGCTTGGAAGATCTGTATGGTGATAAATGGACTTCTTTTATTGTGCTGCTAATTCATTCTG GTGGTTACAGTCAACGTTTACCAAATGCAAGTGCCCTGGGAAAGATTTTCACAGCTTTGCCTTTTGGCAATCCCATTTACCAGATGTTGGAACTGAAGCTCGCCATGTATATTGATTTCCCTAGTCACATGAAACCAGGAATTCTCATTACGTGCTCGGATGACATAGAACTTTACAGCACTGGAGTTACAGAAACCATCACATTTGATAAACCTGGATTTACCGCACTAGCTCATCCTTCAGATTTGACAGTTGGGACTACTCATGGAGTGTTTGTTTTAGATCCATCCAGTTTTTCAGGAAGAGGAGGGCTTGAATACACGTCTTGCCATCATTTCCTGCACAAGCCTGATATTGAGACAATGCGCCAGTGTGGCGCAGTATGCCTAAGAGGGAATTGTTCTCAGCTAAGTTCCTCTGGAGACCACAACGACTCAGAAATGGATTCGGAGTGTGTGTATACAGACAGTATATTTTACATTGATCATAGCATTGCAAAACAATTGCTGACATTTTATAAGCAGATGGGCACTCTTTGCTGTGAAATAGATGCATATGGTGACTTCCTCCAGGCCCTGGGACCTGGAGCCACTCAAGATTACATAAAAAACACAAGTAACGGCACAACAGAGGAATCACAGTTAGTAGAAGTACGGCAGAAGCTATACTCTCTTCTGAAAGGAACTGCACTTAATGTTATAGTCTTAAACAACTCTAAGTTCTATCACATTGGAACTACTCAAGAGTATCTGTTTCACTTTACATTTGATAGCAAACTGAAATTTGAGCTTGACTTACTGTCTGTGGCTTTTAGCATCTCTTCTGACAAAGCCAAGACCTTGGATCAATCCACCAGTATCATTCAAAGCATACTTGAGCCTGGATGTTTTGTAGGACCTGGATCCATTATTGAATACTCCAGGATTGGACCTGAAGTATCAGTAGGGAAGAGCAGCATTATTAGTGGATCGTACATAAATATGAAAGTAGACATACCTTCAAACTGCTTCCTGAGCTCCTTAAGTGTAAAAATTAACAATCAAGTAAAGTATGTAAGTATGGTGTTTAGTGTAGAAGACGACTTGAAAAAGAGTGTGAAATTGTTGTCAGATATACATTCACTCCAGTTTTTTGGAGTCAGCTTACTGGAATGCTTGGACCTCTGGGGTATAGAGGTTTCAGACCAGCTCTTCTCCAATGAGAGCGCACGTTTGGGCTTGTGGACTGCTAGGATTTTTCCTGCTTGTTCTACGTTAAGTGAATCAGTTAGATTGTCGTTACAAATGTTAAATTCTGTGCAGCACATGTCAGCTTTTAAATTGAATGGCTTTAAGCTCTTGTCTGTTGAAGAAATGCTCACCTACAAAGATGTAGAAGACATGTTGAAGTTTAGGAAGCAAATTTACGACGAAATCCGTCTACAAAGGTGA